A part of Penaeus chinensis breed Huanghai No. 1 chromosome 6, ASM1920278v2, whole genome shotgun sequence genomic DNA contains:
- the LOC125026189 gene encoding galanin receptor 2a-like, with protein MLIVVVVLFLLCWGPKLVMQMCITLGLRQFNQVFYNFNIVFVLLPFIHCCINPIIYCFMSKNFRRSMKRMFGSPWRSCQRRGCCPTRRPPPANLLNRVVTRSIYSSYSPEGTSRHTDLETVSTM; from the exons ATGCTTATCGTGGTGGTGGTTCTGTTCCTGCTGTGTTGGGGCCCGAAGCTCGTCATGCAGATGTGCATTACCCTTGGACTGCGGCAGTTTAATCAG GTGTTCTACAACTTCAACATCGTGTTCGTCCTGCTCCCCTTCATCCACTGCTGCATCAACCCGATCATCTACTGCTTCATGTCCAAAAACTTCCGCCGGTCCATGAAACGCATGTTTGGCAGTCCATGGCGCTCCTGCCAACGCCGAGGCTGCTGCCCGACCCGCCGCCCACCGCCTGCCAACCTCCTGAACAGGGTCGTCACTCGAAGTATCTACTCGTCCTACTCTCCCGAGGGAACGTCCCGCCACACCGACCTCGAGACGGTTTCGACCATGTAa